Proteins from a genomic interval of Nostoc sp. TCL240-02:
- a CDS encoding MBL fold metallo-hydrolase has protein sequence MCPLPQQPSHTTKPPRAVFLQEIPSGSSLQSDFAQESIFAFPPNRDTLGGTSYFIVRNEGNILIDCPALDQTNQDFLAAHGGVRWLFLTHRGAIGKTAEIQKALGCEVLMQEQEAYLLPGLPVTTFSQEFTLDAAVKIIWTPGHSPGSSCLYYSKLGGILFSGRHLVPNQKGDAVPLRITKTFHWPRQINSVQLLLEHFTPETLRYICPGANTGFLRGKRVIDRAYQHLASLDLPALLRMQPLI, from the coding sequence ATGTGCCCTTTACCTCAACAGCCAAGTCATACAACTAAGCCACCACGGGCTGTCTTTCTTCAAGAAATTCCTAGCGGAAGTTCCTTGCAATCGGACTTTGCACAAGAGAGCATTTTTGCTTTCCCACCCAATCGGGACACATTAGGGGGAACCTCTTATTTTATTGTAAGAAATGAAGGCAATATCCTCATAGATTGCCCTGCCCTAGACCAAACAAATCAAGATTTTTTAGCAGCGCATGGAGGGGTGCGTTGGTTATTTCTCACACATCGAGGTGCTATAGGCAAAACTGCTGAAATTCAGAAAGCCTTGGGTTGTGAAGTCCTGATGCAAGAACAAGAAGCTTATTTATTACCAGGCTTACCCGTAACTACCTTTAGTCAAGAATTTACTCTTGATGCGGCAGTCAAAATTATTTGGACACCAGGTCATTCTCCCGGATCATCTTGCCTATACTACAGTAAGCTTGGAGGTATATTGTTTTCTGGTCGCCATTTGGTTCCTAATCAGAAGGGTGATGCAGTACCATTACGGATAACTAAAACCTTTCACTGGCCACGACAAATCAACAGTGTTCAGTTATTATTAGAACATTTTACACCAGAAACTCTCAGGTACATTTGTCCTGGAGCGAATACAGGCTTTCTTAGGGGCAAGCGTGTTATAGATCGAGCTTATCAACACCTCGCATCTCTGGATTTACCAGCTTTGCTGCGGATGCAGCCCCTTATTTAA
- a CDS encoding site-2 protease family protein, whose protein sequence is MAFWFLFILLLGLATYLMVQHSVAHITRTPVWLLWLVLMTPALLLSGWTLIYGAKQPPPPGLIVSSLFVCTVLYWILFLGGRRVPRDTQTEVPAQASESQPIIQPTPEPLVRPIEPTEETQLRNCFPWSVYYVQNIEYRPQAVICRGQLRTKASNAYQQIKTNIEAQFGDRFVLIFQEGLNDKPFFVLVPNIQAAKERNTPRRDQERLTRPGLALLLLVATLITTTLVGVEIAGTSLPPLWEIGSLFKVLSNRDVLFKGLPYALGLMTILGIHELGHYLTAKFYKIRSTLPYFIPMPFFLGTFGAFIQMRSPIPNRKALFDISIAGPLAGFVVTLPLLIWGLAHSDVVPLIEEKTRFLNPDALNPKYSILLALLSKLALGSQLTAKSALDLHPVAVAGFIGLIVTALNLMPVGQLDGGHIVHAMFGQRVAIMIGQVARLLLLLLSLIREEFLMWAIILLFMPLIDEPALNDVTELDNKRDIWGLLAMALLIVIILPLPQAIANFLQI, encoded by the coding sequence ATGGCATTTTGGTTTCTGTTTATCCTCCTACTGGGGCTAGCTACTTATCTAATGGTGCAGCACAGTGTCGCTCACATCACTCGAACGCCAGTATGGTTGTTGTGGCTGGTTTTAATGACACCAGCATTGTTGTTAAGTGGATGGACACTAATATATGGGGCGAAACAACCTCCGCCACCAGGGCTGATTGTTTCGTCGTTATTTGTCTGCACAGTGTTGTACTGGATATTGTTTCTAGGGGGGCGGCGAGTGCCAAGAGATACACAAACCGAAGTTCCAGCCCAAGCCTCAGAATCACAGCCGATTATCCAGCCTACCCCAGAACCACTAGTGCGTCCCATTGAGCCAACAGAAGAAACTCAACTGCGAAATTGTTTTCCTTGGTCTGTATATTACGTTCAAAATATTGAGTATCGACCACAAGCCGTAATTTGCCGGGGTCAGTTGCGAACTAAAGCCAGCAATGCCTACCAGCAGATTAAGACTAATATTGAAGCACAATTTGGCGATCGCTTCGTGTTGATCTTTCAAGAAGGTTTAAATGACAAACCTTTCTTTGTGCTAGTTCCTAATATTCAGGCTGCTAAAGAGCGAAATACACCCCGACGCGACCAAGAACGCTTAACTCGACCAGGATTAGCACTTCTACTACTAGTAGCGACTTTGATAACTACTACCTTGGTGGGAGTGGAAATTGCTGGTACTTCTCTTCCGCCTCTATGGGAAATTGGCTCTTTGTTCAAAGTTCTATCTAACCGAGATGTCCTATTCAAAGGATTACCTTATGCTTTAGGATTAATGACTATTTTGGGTATTCACGAACTTGGGCATTATTTGACGGCTAAATTCTACAAAATTCGCTCGACGTTGCCTTACTTTATTCCAATGCCTTTCTTTTTGGGAACTTTTGGTGCATTTATTCAGATGCGTAGTCCCATTCCCAACCGCAAAGCATTATTTGACATTAGTATCGCTGGGCCGCTTGCAGGCTTTGTTGTTACCTTGCCATTACTAATATGGGGCTTGGCTCATTCTGACGTGGTTCCCCTGATTGAGGAAAAAACTCGATTTTTGAATCCTGATGCTCTTAATCCCAAATATTCCATCTTATTAGCGCTACTGTCGAAGCTAGCCTTGGGAAGTCAGTTAACAGCAAAATCAGCCCTTGATTTGCATCCAGTTGCAGTAGCTGGTTTTATCGGACTAATTGTGACGGCGTTAAATTTAATGCCTGTGGGACAACTTGATGGAGGCCACATTGTCCATGCAATGTTTGGACAACGAGTTGCGATTATGATTGGTCAAGTGGCTCGCCTCCTCTTGCTATTACTTTCGTTAATCCGGGAAGAATTTTTGATGTGGGCGATTATCTTATTATTTATGCCCTTGATTGATGAGCCTGCACTGAATGATGTCACTGAATTGGATAACAAACGTGATATCTGGGGATTACTGGCAATGGCTTTGTTGATTGTAATTATTTTGCCATTACCGCAAGCGATCGCTAACTTTTTGCAAATTTAA
- a CDS encoding phycobiliprotein lyase: MNIEEFFQLSTGKWFSHRTSQHLALNESEHSKSDIIIETLAVDHPEATKLCQQYEINPSSASCAIKINWNGTMEKDQTKHSGSTVLVSVPDADNPSEGKLLREIVDAEKIPVAGHYKFDSDGALILTIEDENIWSEERLWFASPNLRMRVNVLKSFGGFSITSFTSEIRMGGFPPAAKTSEAANSVSS; encoded by the coding sequence ATGAATATTGAAGAGTTTTTTCAGTTAAGTACTGGTAAATGGTTTTCTCATCGCACGAGTCAACATTTGGCTTTAAATGAATCTGAACATAGCAAGTCAGACATTATCATTGAGACACTGGCAGTAGATCATCCAGAAGCGACCAAACTGTGTCAACAGTACGAAATTAATCCTAGTTCCGCCTCCTGTGCTATCAAAATTAACTGGAATGGCACAATGGAAAAGGATCAAACAAAACATAGTGGTTCAACTGTGTTAGTTTCAGTACCCGATGCAGATAATCCGTCTGAAGGCAAGTTACTGCGGGAAATAGTTGATGCTGAGAAAATTCCAGTTGCAGGACACTACAAATTTGACAGTGATGGTGCTTTAATCCTAACTATAGAAGATGAAAACATCTGGTCAGAGGAGCGCCTGTGGTTTGCTAGCCCCAATTTGCGAATGCGGGTAAATGTCCTCAAGAGTTTTGGTGGATTTAGTATTACTTCCTTCACTTCTGAGATTCGCATGGGTGGTTTTCCACCTGCTGCGAAAACTTCCGAGGCGGCTAATTCAGTATCAAGTTAG
- a CDS encoding HEAT repeat domain-containing protein, producing MTALSLQEISTQLESPNLRDRMVALANLRHVSPEEAVPLIKKVLDDESLQLRSMAIFALGIKPTPECYSILVKILENDPDYGIRADAAGALGYLGDARAFEVLSRAFYEDTDWLVRFSAAVSLGNIKDPRARQLLLQALDSKEVVLQQAAISALGEIKDIESVDQILRFAQSDDWLVRQRLAEALGNLPTPKSVSALKYLEKDNHFNVAEAARIGLKKLEEIDNQA from the coding sequence ATGACAGCTCTCAGCTTACAAGAAATTTCTACTCAGTTAGAAAGTCCGAACTTACGCGATCGCATGGTAGCTCTTGCTAATCTGCGTCATGTTTCTCCTGAAGAGGCAGTCCCTTTAATTAAAAAGGTACTAGACGACGAATCTTTGCAACTGCGATCGATGGCAATATTTGCCCTTGGAATCAAGCCAACGCCAGAATGTTATTCAATTTTGGTCAAAATCCTCGAAAATGACCCCGATTATGGCATCCGCGCTGATGCTGCTGGTGCTTTAGGATATTTGGGCGATGCCAGAGCCTTTGAAGTGCTTTCACGGGCGTTTTATGAAGATACTGATTGGCTAGTACGCTTTAGTGCAGCCGTTTCTCTAGGTAACATTAAAGATCCCCGTGCCCGTCAACTTCTTCTTCAGGCATTGGATAGCAAAGAAGTAGTGTTGCAACAAGCTGCAATTTCTGCGCTCGGAGAAATTAAAGATATTGAGTCTGTTGATCAGATTCTACGCTTTGCCCAATCAGATGATTGGTTAGTAAGACAGCGTTTGGCAGAAGCTTTGGGTAATCTCCCTACTCCCAAGAGTGTTTCAGCTTTAAAATATTTAGAAAAAGACAATCATTTCAACGTTGCTGAGGCAGCCAGAATTGGCCTCAAGAAGCTTGAGGAAATAGACAATCAAGCTTAA
- a CDS encoding 2Fe-2S iron-sulfur cluster-binding protein, whose protein sequence is MSRTYTIKVRDRATGKTYTLQVPEDRYILHTAEKQGVELPFSCRNGACTACAVRVLSGEIYQPEAIGLSPDLRQQGYALLCVSYPRSDLEVETQDEDEVYELQFGRYFARGKVKAGLPLDEE, encoded by the coding sequence ATGTCTCGTACATACACAATTAAAGTTCGCGATCGCGCCACTGGCAAAACATACACCTTACAAGTGCCAGAAGACCGCTATATTCTGCACACTGCCGAAAAACAAGGTGTGGAACTGCCGTTTTCCTGTCGCAACGGGGCTTGCACCGCTTGTGCTGTAAGGGTATTGTCGGGAGAAATTTATCAACCAGAGGCGATCGGATTGTCGCCAGATTTACGTCAGCAAGGTTATGCCCTGTTGTGTGTGAGTTATCCCCGTTCTGACTTGGAAGTAGAGACACAAGACGAAGATGAAGTCTACGAACTCCAGTTTGGACGCTATTTTGCTAGGGGGAAAGTAAAAGCGGGTTTACCGTTAGATGAGGAATAA
- a CDS encoding thermonuclease family protein: protein MVRSVGNWVRKITILVCLLLLVSCQSKNQLPNNQAQVKVARVVSGQSLEVLGMAEQPNLISQVRLVGVDAPDLRQRPWGEAAKEQLENLIGGAEELVELEFDLEAKDKIGRTLAYVWKNKVLLNEELVKQGNAMFVGRSPNHKYDQRLERAQQWARLMGQGIWNPEKPMRLTPAEFRRQNL from the coding sequence ATGGTTAGGAGTGTTGGTAACTGGGTACGAAAAATAACTATTTTGGTTTGCTTATTGCTCTTGGTGAGTTGCCAAAGTAAAAACCAGTTACCAAATAATCAGGCTCAGGTGAAAGTAGCGCGGGTAGTTAGTGGGCAAAGTTTGGAAGTGTTAGGAATGGCTGAACAACCGAATTTGATTTCTCAAGTGCGGTTAGTTGGCGTTGATGCACCAGATTTGCGACAGAGACCTTGGGGAGAAGCAGCAAAAGAACAGTTAGAGAATCTTATTGGTGGTGCAGAAGAATTGGTCGAACTGGAGTTTGATTTAGAAGCAAAAGATAAAATCGGGCGAACTCTAGCTTATGTATGGAAAAATAAGGTGTTATTGAATGAAGAATTAGTTAAACAAGGCAATGCAATGTTTGTTGGGCGATCGCCTAACCACAAATATGACCAGCGTTTAGAACGTGCCCAACAATGGGCCAGGCTCATGGGCCAAGGAATCTGGAACCCAGAAAAACCCATGCGCCTCACCCCCGCCGAGTTTCGCCGCCAAAATCTTTGA
- a CDS encoding inositol monophosphatase family protein, producing the protein MTNIQIFLDIATEAALAAGAILQGYLGKLEDAIIEKGRPGDLVTAADKASEELILEILRRHFPQHSILAEESGKLGNQENEFLWAIDPLDGTTNYAHQYPFFAVSIGLLINGVPEVGVIYDPFHNELFSAATGLGATRNRRPINVSATSELNKSLLVTGFAYDRRETSDNNYAEFSHLTHLTQGVRRSGSASLDLAYVACGRVDGYWERGLSPWDIAAGIILLQEAGGKVTAYNGTPVKIESGRILATNGYIHDSLSNELLQVPPLSAWV; encoded by the coding sequence ATGACCAATATACAAATTTTTCTAGATATTGCTACAGAAGCAGCCTTAGCTGCTGGTGCTATTTTGCAAGGTTACTTGGGTAAGTTAGAAGACGCAATTATTGAAAAAGGTCGTCCTGGTGATTTAGTTACGGCTGCTGATAAAGCCTCAGAAGAGTTGATTTTAGAAATTTTGCGTCGCCATTTTCCCCAGCACTCTATCCTCGCTGAAGAATCAGGCAAATTAGGTAATCAAGAAAATGAATTCCTCTGGGCAATAGATCCTCTAGATGGCACAACCAACTACGCCCATCAATACCCGTTTTTTGCAGTTTCTATTGGGCTGTTAATTAATGGCGTTCCAGAAGTTGGTGTAATTTATGATCCATTCCACAATGAGCTATTCAGTGCGGCTACTGGCTTGGGAGCAACGCGAAATCGCCGTCCCATCAATGTTTCAGCAACATCTGAACTGAATAAAAGCCTACTAGTGACTGGGTTTGCCTATGATCGCCGTGAAACCTCTGATAACAACTACGCAGAATTTAGTCACCTTACCCACCTTACGCAAGGGGTTAGACGTAGCGGTTCAGCATCGCTAGATTTGGCTTATGTTGCCTGTGGGCGTGTCGATGGTTACTGGGAACGAGGGCTTTCTCCTTGGGATATTGCCGCCGGGATAATTTTGTTACAAGAAGCCGGGGGCAAAGTCACAGCATACAATGGCACTCCTGTCAAAATTGAGTCAGGTAGAATTCTGGCCACAAATGGTTATATTCACGACTCCCTAAGTAACGAACTGTTACAAGTTCCGCCACTATCAGCCTGGGTATAG
- a CDS encoding J domain-containing protein, protein MSFKIDRGLFKYDFIDHHAILCVPVDADVKEIRKRYLQIARRLHPDSRFTESDEQKHLGNEFLSKLVNPAYEKLTGDRTRTEYILILSQIGKRLVQESTSVTLTTDLAKELVQSSNLDHVYKSAIAKLAQSQYDSLDHVQQAIAQISELNLVYLMRSASKTSAAPPPPAQPKVQSVTPQPSTPKNTLPEPAPAPPKEDTVVEQYVRRAQSLIDKNQFAQAKVELQDALKLEPKNSRCHSLIAMVYLRQNQLKMAKIHFENALKLDPSDEMALQWKPKIDKALAQHPSDHKVTSSANNGDKQPDKSGSGGLFGGLFGGKKK, encoded by the coding sequence ATGTCTTTCAAAATAGATCGTGGATTATTTAAATATGATTTCATAGATCATCACGCAATATTGTGCGTTCCAGTTGATGCGGATGTCAAAGAGATTCGGAAACGCTATCTCCAAATTGCCCGCCGCTTACACCCGGATAGTAGGTTTACTGAAAGTGATGAACAAAAACACCTAGGAAACGAATTTTTATCAAAGTTGGTTAACCCGGCTTACGAAAAACTTACTGGCGATCGCACTCGCACGGAATATATTTTAATTTTGTCGCAAATTGGCAAGCGGCTAGTACAAGAGTCTACTTCGGTAACTCTCACTACCGATTTGGCTAAAGAGTTAGTCCAGTCATCTAATCTCGATCATGTCTATAAAAGTGCGATCGCTAAACTAGCTCAAAGCCAATATGATTCTTTAGACCATGTGCAGCAAGCCATTGCTCAAATTAGTGAGTTGAATTTAGTCTATTTAATGCGGAGTGCAAGCAAAACATCCGCCGCGCCGCCGCCACCTGCTCAACCCAAAGTTCAATCAGTTACACCTCAACCAAGTACACCAAAAAATACACTCCCAGAACCAGCACCAGCGCCACCAAAAGAAGACACGGTTGTAGAACAGTATGTTCGTCGCGCTCAATCTTTGATTGACAAAAACCAATTTGCCCAAGCCAAAGTAGAGTTGCAAGATGCCCTGAAGCTAGAACCTAAAAATAGTCGCTGCCATAGCTTAATTGCAATGGTGTATTTGAGGCAAAATCAGCTAAAAATGGCAAAAATCCACTTTGAAAACGCTCTAAAGCTAGATCCAAGTGACGAAATGGCTCTGCAATGGAAACCTAAAATAGATAAAGCATTAGCACAACACCCTAGCGATCATAAGGTGACTTCATCCGCCAATAATGGAGATAAGCAACCAGATAAATCTGGTAGTGGTGGTTTGTTCGGTGGTTTGTTTGGTGGGAAGAAAAAATAA
- a CDS encoding ATP phosphoribosyltransferase regulatory subunit, whose translation MVYQPASGARDLLPLDVEKKRWIEDRLQQVFHRWGYHRIITSTLERMDTLMAGEAIQRQMVIQLQNGEDDELGLRPELTASIARTVVTRMANATYPQRLYYNANVFRRTWESRHNRQQEFYQAGVELLGAGGLLANAEVLLLVADCLAALGLRQWHLILGEAGITRSLLSAFPANLQDKVRSAIAHLDRITIDTLPLSDKLRDRARIMLDLRGPSADVLQKVSSLDLDEEQREAVNNLKSLVELLESEKKFPLILDLSLIQTIDYYTGIVFEVVNDTESQARVLGRGGRYDQLLGLYHPQGENIPGIGFGLNIEDLYQILLSTQQLPQVTPASNWLVVPETASANAAAFAYAQKLRDSTHLVRVEIDLGGRDAEAIRQYARDRSIAQIAWIKADGSPTIESLR comes from the coding sequence ATGGTGTATCAACCAGCATCGGGTGCCAGGGATTTATTGCCCTTGGATGTGGAGAAAAAACGCTGGATTGAAGATCGGTTGCAGCAGGTGTTTCATCGTTGGGGATATCACAGGATTATCACCTCAACTTTAGAGCGTATGGATACCTTGATGGCAGGGGAAGCAATTCAGCGCCAGATGGTGATTCAACTACAAAATGGTGAAGATGATGAATTAGGGCTACGTCCAGAATTAACAGCATCCATTGCTCGTACTGTTGTCACTCGTATGGCAAATGCAACTTATCCGCAACGGTTGTACTACAACGCCAATGTGTTTCGCCGCACGTGGGAAAGTAGACATAATCGCCAGCAAGAGTTTTATCAAGCTGGGGTGGAGTTGTTAGGTGCTGGCGGATTGTTGGCGAATGCGGAAGTACTGCTGTTAGTCGCAGATTGTTTAGCAGCATTGGGTTTGCGACAATGGCACCTAATTTTAGGTGAAGCGGGAATTACGCGATCGCTCCTGAGTGCATTTCCGGCTAATTTACAGGATAAAGTTCGCAGTGCGATCGCTCATCTCGACCGCATTACCATAGATACTTTACCTTTAAGTGATAAACTACGCGATCGCGCCAGAATCATGCTGGATCTGCGCGGCCCCAGTGCAGACGTGTTACAAAAAGTTAGTAGTTTGGATCTAGACGAAGAACAGCGAGAGGCAGTGAATAATCTCAAATCCCTAGTAGAGTTACTAGAATCAGAGAAAAAATTTCCCTTAATCCTCGACCTCAGCCTGATCCAGACCATAGATTACTACACTGGTATTGTCTTTGAAGTTGTCAACGACACCGAATCCCAAGCCAGAGTTTTAGGGCGTGGTGGTCGCTACGACCAGCTTTTGGGTCTATATCATCCCCAAGGAGAAAATATACCCGGAATTGGTTTTGGACTCAATATCGAAGATTTATACCAAATTTTGTTATCTACTCAACAATTACCGCAAGTAACCCCAGCGAGTAACTGGTTAGTAGTACCAGAGACGGCGAGTGCTAACGCCGCGGCCTTTGCCTACGCGCAAAAACTTAGAGATTCCACCCATTTAGTGCGGGTAGAAATTGATTTAGGGGGAAGGGATGCAGAGGCTATTCGCCAATATGCACGCGATCGTAGCATAGCCCAAATTGCTTGGATCAAAGCTGATGGTTCACCAACCATTGAATCATTGCGTTAG
- a CDS encoding GUN4 domain-containing protein, with amino-acid sequence MPEVSLQLFFSYSHKDEALRDELANHLSTLTRQGVISSWHDRKILPGDEWDRQINDNLNTADIILLLVSSDFIGSNYCWDVEVTTAIERHNTGKARVIPVILRRVDWSDTPFAKLQFLPKNAEPVTSWTNRDEAFTNVAQGIRAAAQQLKAERQQQLALARKETAIAEYRQQVEEFAADGEISFVKSEILKDLQKRLGLTDEEARTVRDKALEPYGKYKENLDKYKQIFTKLVDEQGYPLGEKAKADLKKLQQYLKLKDEDVVLIDNEAEVRKQQAEILHQQQREQAEAKKLRQQQANRLQQQQEQAEAEKLRQQQAQRLKLQREQEEAERLGQEQQSTGNDLLSEKGVDYTRLHDLLKAGKWQEADQETLAAMLKATGREKKGWLNINSIENFPCTDLRTIDQLWVKYNNGRFGFSVQKRIWESVGKDYKKFGDRVGWLELRTVVVDKWFGLRQQTEKQSEWLNYSDLLFNTSASKGHLPSVIRRWSVISLLSRRDL; translated from the coding sequence ATGCCAGAGGTATCGCTACAGCTTTTCTTCTCCTACTCTCATAAAGACGAAGCTTTACGGGATGAACTAGCTAATCACCTGAGTACTTTGACACGGCAGGGTGTGATATCAAGCTGGCACGATCGCAAGATACTACCAGGAGATGAGTGGGATCGCCAGATTAATGACAATTTAAATACAGCCGATATTATTCTGTTGCTCGTCAGTTCAGACTTTATCGGTTCTAATTATTGCTGGGATGTTGAAGTTACCACAGCAATAGAACGTCACAATACAGGAAAAGCTCGTGTCATCCCAGTTATTCTGCGACGGGTTGATTGGAGTGACACACCGTTTGCTAAACTGCAATTTTTGCCCAAGAATGCCGAACCTGTTACCTCTTGGACTAATCGAGACGAGGCATTTACAAATGTAGCTCAGGGAATTAGGGCCGCTGCTCAACAACTCAAGGCAGAACGTCAACAACAGCTAGCATTGGCAAGAAAGGAAACTGCTATAGCTGAGTATCGCCAGCAGGTTGAAGAATTTGCGGCTGATGGCGAGATTTCTTTTGTGAAATCCGAAATATTGAAGGATTTACAGAAAAGACTAGGATTAACTGATGAAGAAGCTCGTACAGTGCGAGACAAAGCATTAGAACCTTATGGGAAATACAAAGAAAATCTTGACAAATACAAGCAAATTTTTACCAAATTAGTAGATGAACAAGGATATCCGTTAGGGGAAAAAGCTAAAGCGGATTTGAAGAAATTACAGCAATATCTGAAGCTTAAAGATGAGGATGTAGTCCTCATAGATAATGAAGCTGAAGTACGAAAGCAACAAGCAGAAATACTCCACCAACAACAAAGAGAACAAGCAGAAGCCAAAAAGCTGCGACAACAGCAAGCAAACAGACTGCAACAACAGCAAGAACAAGCAGAAGCCGAGAAGTTGCGACAACAGCAAGCACAGAGACTCAAACTACAAAGAGAACAAGAAGAAGCTGAGAGACTGGGACAAGAACAGCAATCTACAGGTAATGACCTACTCTCTGAAAAGGGTGTAGACTATACGCGATTACACGATTTACTCAAAGCTGGCAAGTGGCAAGAAGCCGATCAAGAAACTCTGGCAGCTATGCTCAAAGCCACTGGTAGAGAAAAAAAAGGTTGGTTAAATATCAATTCCATCGAAAACTTTCCCTGCACTGACTTACGCACTATTGACCAACTGTGGGTAAAATACAATAATGGGCGCTTTGGGTTTAGCGTGCAAAAGCGCATTTGGGAAAGCGTCGGAAAAGATTATAAAAAGTTTGGCGATCGCGTCGGCTGGCTGGAGTTGAGAACAGTTGTAGTTGACAAATGGTTTGGATTGAGACAACAAACCGAAAAACAAAGCGAATGGCTAAATTACTCAGACTTGTTATTCAACACAAGTGCGTCCAAAGGACACCTTCCATCTGTAATACGTCGGTGGTCTGTAATCTCTCTTCTCTCGCGTCGAGACTTGTAA
- a CDS encoding ferredoxin family protein, with translation MPHTIVTEVCEGVADCVDACPVACIHDGPGKNAKGTDWYWIDFATCIDCGICLQVCPVEGAILAEERPELQKTP, from the coding sequence ATGCCGCACACAATTGTTACAGAAGTCTGTGAAGGCGTAGCTGACTGCGTAGATGCCTGTCCAGTAGCTTGTATTCATGATGGCCCAGGCAAAAATGCCAAGGGAACAGATTGGTACTGGATTGACTTTGCCACTTGCATCGACTGTGGTATATGTCTCCAAGTTTGCCCAGTAGAAGGGGCGATTCTGGCAGAAGAACGACCGGAGTTGCAAAAAACTCCGTAA
- a CDS encoding ABC transporter ATP-binding protein translates to MTNDYLLDVQNVHAGYIKDVDILQGVNFLVAPGELVTVIGPNGAGKSTLAKAIFGLLIPHTGTITFKGENIVGLKSNEIVQRGMCYVPQIANVFPSLSVEENLEMGAFVLNLPLKPIKDKIFTMFPKLSDRRRQRAGTLSGGERQMLAMGKALMLEPSLLILDEPSAALSPILVTQVFEQIKQINQAGTAIVLVEQNARKALEMADRGYVLESGRDAISGLGQELLNDPKVGELYLGAGKRH, encoded by the coding sequence ATGACAAATGACTATTTACTAGATGTTCAAAATGTCCATGCTGGATACATCAAAGATGTAGATATCCTGCAAGGTGTGAATTTCCTGGTTGCCCCAGGAGAATTGGTAACAGTGATTGGCCCCAACGGTGCTGGTAAATCTACTTTGGCAAAAGCAATTTTTGGGCTTTTGATCCCCCACACAGGCACAATTACCTTCAAAGGTGAAAATATCGTGGGGCTAAAGTCCAATGAAATTGTTCAACGAGGAATGTGCTATGTACCGCAAATCGCCAATGTTTTCCCCTCTCTCAGTGTTGAAGAGAACTTGGAGATGGGTGCTTTTGTACTTAATCTTCCTCTGAAACCAATTAAAGATAAAATATTTACCATGTTCCCCAAACTGAGCGATCGCCGTCGTCAACGGGCTGGTACTCTCTCTGGAGGAGAACGCCAGATGCTAGCGATGGGCAAAGCTTTGATGTTGGAACCTAGTTTGCTGATTTTGGATGAACCATCTGCTGCTTTATCCCCGATCTTAGTGACACAAGTATTTGAGCAGATTAAACAAATTAATCAGGCAGGAACTGCGATCGTATTAGTAGAACAAAATGCCCGTAAAGCCTTAGAGATGGCTGATCGCGGCTATGTACTGGAGTCTGGACGCGATGCTATATCGGGTCTTGGTCAAGAACTGTTGAACGATCCTAAAGTAGGTGAACTATATCTGGGAGCAGGTAAAAGACATTAA